In the Thermoanaerobaculia bacterium genome, one interval contains:
- the rpsL gene encoding 30S ribosomal protein S12, protein MATINQLVRYGRRKLKTKSGAPALQRCPQRRGVCTRVFTTTPKKPNSALRKVARVRLSNSVEVTSYIPGEGHQLQEHSVVLVRGGRVKDLPGVRYHIIRGHLDATGVNDRKQGRSKYGTKRPKA, encoded by the coding sequence ATGGCAACCATCAATCAGTTGGTGCGCTATGGGCGCCGAAAACTTAAAACGAAGAGCGGCGCTCCGGCGCTTCAGAGATGCCCGCAGAGACGCGGGGTCTGTACGCGCGTCTTTACGACCACGCCCAAGAAGCCCAATTCGGCGCTTCGGAAAGTTGCGCGTGTGCGTCTCTCCAACAGTGTCGAGGTGACCTCGTACATACCCGGTGAAGGCCATCAGCTCCAGGAGCACTCCGTGGTTCTGGTTCGCGGGGGACGTGTGAAGGACCTCCCGGGCGTGCGGTATCACATCATCCGTGGACACCTTGATGCCACCGGTGTAAACGATCGAAAACAGGGCCGTTCCAAGTACGGAACGAAGCGGCCCAAGGCCTGA